One window from the genome of Paenibacillus azoreducens encodes:
- a CDS encoding class I SAM-dependent methyltransferase: MNDFFNAALWEKVWKDESDLKIDRMKKDGIDPARSFDPKAKTFNEQSFSEEGRKRTKRIMNWLEGQGVQFENNSILDIGAASGVFSVPFAERGARVTAVETSPPLIELLEENISNFAEDQVKIVPVPFEDIDVEAKGWNQAFDLVFVSMSPVVHNWESVEKVLQCARKFCYISMPVLHTEHSLVKEVWPLVTGQPYQSKLTEMGYLLHLLYLKGYAYESLITLEGKTTEVSREAALQEAMTWLGHHRLPVDERNRNIIADYLEQAYPSGKIVIQEGGRFGKVLIRLQDQNMY; this comes from the coding sequence ATGAACGATTTTTTTAATGCAGCCCTATGGGAAAAAGTATGGAAAGACGAGTCCGATCTGAAAATCGACAGGATGAAAAAGGATGGGATCGATCCTGCACGCTCTTTTGACCCTAAGGCCAAGACCTTCAACGAACAATCGTTTAGCGAAGAGGGAAGAAAAAGAACGAAACGAATCATGAACTGGCTGGAAGGGCAAGGCGTTCAGTTCGAAAACAACTCTATTTTGGATATTGGCGCCGCATCGGGCGTGTTCTCAGTACCGTTTGCGGAGCGAGGGGCCCGCGTAACCGCTGTAGAAACTTCTCCGCCGCTGATCGAATTGCTGGAAGAAAACATCTCGAACTTCGCCGAAGATCAGGTGAAGATTGTACCCGTACCGTTTGAAGATATTGACGTAGAGGCCAAGGGCTGGAACCAAGCCTTCGATCTCGTCTTTGTCTCGATGAGCCCGGTCGTTCACAATTGGGAGAGCGTGGAGAAGGTGCTCCAGTGCGCTCGAAAGTTCTGTTATATCAGTATGCCGGTACTTCATACGGAGCACAGCCTAGTGAAGGAGGTTTGGCCGCTCGTCACCGGTCAACCCTACCAATCGAAACTTACGGAAATGGGATATTTATTGCATCTGCTGTATCTTAAAGGTTATGCATACGAATCGTTGATCACGCTCGAAGGGAAAACGACGGAAGTCTCCAGAGAAGCGGCGTTGCAGGAGGCAATGACTTGGCTTGGCCATCACCGTCTGCCTGTTGATGAGCGGAATCGGAATATCATTGCCGACTATTTAGAGCAAGCCTATCCGTCCGGCAAAATCGTCATTCAGGAGGGGGGACGTTTTGGCAAAGTACTGATTCGATTGCAGGATCAGAACATGTATTAG
- a CDS encoding MDR family MFS transporter — translation MSTITNIKRGPIMFALIIGMFVAALNETLMGNALPELMKSFGVSAATVQWLSTAYMLVVGVLVPVTAILQQWFTTRQIFLSAMGLFFAGTVTSAVSPEFGVLLVGRIIQAIGTGMLLPLVMNVIMTIYPPDKRGGAMGMLGLVVMFAPAIGPTLSGLIVDGLSWRWLFYLVIPFALLSIIIGAVVLKNVWEVTNPRVDFLSIVLSTIGFGGIVYGFSSAGDHGWSQPEVIWTIAAGGAALLLFIWRQLILKQPVMDLRAFKYPTFALVAVLLLVLMMTFFSSAIMLPMFMQGVLLVTAFKSGLILLPGGIINGFMAPVSGKLFDKFGPRVLVIPGLVIAVISLWQFTRFDETTSTGFLVAVHIALMIGIALVMMPAQTAGLNQLPSHLHPHGTAILNTLQQVSGAIGTALYISIMSSGQKQYLSNASDPQAPAEIAKGLAYGINNAFWFGVIIALVALVLGLFIRKGKSPEQEQAAG, via the coding sequence ATGAGCACGATAACTAATATTAAGCGCGGCCCAATCATGTTTGCCCTGATTATCGGCATGTTCGTCGCCGCTTTGAATGAGACGCTAATGGGCAATGCCCTTCCCGAATTGATGAAATCGTTTGGCGTGTCTGCGGCAACGGTCCAGTGGCTTTCCACCGCCTACATGCTCGTCGTTGGCGTGCTTGTACCGGTAACTGCAATCCTGCAGCAATGGTTCACAACACGGCAAATATTTCTGTCGGCGATGGGTCTGTTCTTCGCGGGAACGGTCACCTCGGCGGTGTCGCCGGAATTCGGGGTGCTGCTTGTCGGGCGGATTATCCAAGCGATCGGAACCGGCATGCTGCTGCCGCTTGTCATGAACGTCATCATGACCATTTATCCGCCGGATAAGCGGGGAGGCGCAATGGGGATGCTAGGGCTTGTCGTCATGTTCGCGCCGGCGATTGGCCCGACCCTATCGGGCTTGATCGTTGACGGGCTTTCATGGCGCTGGCTGTTTTACCTTGTCATACCGTTTGCGCTGCTCTCCATTATTATAGGAGCCGTTGTCTTGAAGAATGTGTGGGAAGTTACGAATCCGCGAGTGGACTTCTTATCCATAGTATTGTCGACGATCGGCTTTGGCGGAATTGTCTACGGGTTCAGCAGTGCCGGGGATCACGGCTGGTCGCAGCCGGAAGTCATCTGGACGATCGCAGCGGGCGGTGCGGCGTTGTTGCTATTCATCTGGAGGCAGCTAATACTGAAGCAGCCTGTCATGGATTTACGCGCATTTAAATATCCGACCTTTGCGCTTGTCGCGGTGCTGCTGCTTGTGCTTATGATGACCTTCTTCTCATCGGCCATCATGCTTCCTATGTTTATGCAAGGCGTACTTCTGGTAACGGCATTCAAGTCCGGCTTGATCCTTCTTCCTGGCGGGATTATCAATGGGTTCATGGCTCCGGTCTCCGGCAAGCTGTTTGACAAGTTTGGGCCGCGCGTTCTGGTCATACCTGGATTGGTCATCGCTGTTATCTCATTGTGGCAATTTACCCGCTTTGACGAAACGACGAGCACCGGCTTCCTCGTGGCCGTTCACATCGCGTTGATGATTGGCATCGCGCTAGTCATGATGCCTGCACAGACGGCTGGACTTAACCAGTTGCCAAGTCATCTGCACCCGCATGGGACAGCGATCTTAAATACATTGCAGCAGGTGTCCGGCGCAATCGGCACTGCCCTGTACATCAGTATTATGTCGAGCGGGCAGAAGCAGTATTTGAGCAATGCAAGCGATCCGCAGGCTCCGGCGGAAATCGCCAAAGGGCTCGCATACGGCATCAACAACGCATTCTGGTTCGGCGTCATCATCGCGCTCGTCGCGCTCGTGCTCGGTCTCTTTATCCGTAAGGGGAAATCGCCGGAGCAAGAACAGGCGGCTGGATGA
- a CDS encoding NAD(P)/FAD-dependent oxidoreductase: MEKQHVDVTIIGGGPSGLNAALVLGRARKKVAIIDEGRPRNAVTREIHGFLTRDGVTPSEFRRIAKDEISAYPSVSFVADTAVGITGTDGQFQIETAHGQTFASKKVLFATGMKDEPLDIPGLAEVYGKSAFVCPYCDGWELRDQPLVIINKGAELMHFAQLISGWTNRLTVCTNGPDELTDAEREEFRRRQMPLFDSPIRHIDSSDGIVQQVVLEDGTAVPCRGIFFKPKLVLGSDLPQAFGCGISEDGMIIVDEFGKTNISGIYSAGDAASRLHQAIAAASTGAFVAAVINNELNTESWGRKNEHDN; the protein is encoded by the coding sequence ATGGAAAAACAACATGTAGATGTAACCATTATTGGCGGCGGACCGTCTGGGTTGAACGCCGCCTTGGTGCTCGGGAGGGCAAGGAAAAAGGTGGCGATCATCGATGAAGGTCGTCCACGCAACGCGGTAACTCGCGAGATCCATGGGTTTCTTACTCGAGATGGGGTCACTCCGAGCGAGTTTCGGCGAATTGCAAAGGACGAGATTAGCGCCTATCCCTCTGTATCATTCGTAGCGGACACCGCGGTGGGGATCACCGGAACCGACGGTCAGTTTCAGATTGAGACTGCCCATGGGCAAACTTTTGCAAGCAAAAAAGTTCTGTTTGCTACCGGCATGAAAGATGAGCCGCTCGACATTCCGGGACTTGCGGAGGTCTACGGGAAAAGCGCCTTCGTCTGCCCGTATTGCGACGGTTGGGAGTTAAGGGATCAGCCGCTTGTCATCATTAATAAGGGGGCTGAGCTCATGCATTTCGCTCAACTCATATCTGGATGGACGAATCGTCTTACTGTATGCACGAATGGCCCTGATGAACTGACAGATGCCGAGCGCGAGGAGTTCCGGCGTAGACAAATGCCTCTGTTCGACTCGCCGATCCGGCATATCGACTCCAGCGACGGGATCGTTCAACAAGTAGTGCTTGAAGATGGGACAGCAGTTCCATGCAGGGGAATATTTTTCAAACCAAAACTGGTGTTAGGCTCGGACTTGCCGCAGGCATTCGGTTGCGGGATCTCGGAAGACGGGATGATCATCGTCGATGAATTTGGCAAAACGAATATTTCGGGCATCTATAGCGCTGGGGATGCAGCTTCCCGACTGCATCAGGCTATAGCCGCGGCTTCGACAGGCGCATTTGTCGCTGCGGTCATCAATAATGAGCTGAATACAGAGAGTTGGGGGAGAAAAAATGAGCACGATAACTAA
- a CDS encoding RrF2 family transcriptional regulator — protein MQFSKSTDYALHALVHLGHSERCNNVGIKELSGALSVSESYLSKIMSKLRQDGIVRAVPGVNGGYELARPADQITFLDVIQVIEGRQKLFVCSNSSSRQHRLLAEEGAAQRELKHPEKQECLVEKVMYGAEQHLYQYLREHTIQSVLDEAFKRCTHKENKK, from the coding sequence TTGCAGTTCTCCAAAAGTACAGATTATGCCCTACACGCCTTAGTTCATCTGGGACACTCGGAGCGTTGCAACAACGTCGGGATCAAGGAATTATCCGGGGCACTTAGCGTTTCCGAAAGCTATTTATCCAAAATCATGTCCAAGCTGAGGCAGGATGGAATCGTGCGTGCTGTGCCAGGGGTGAACGGTGGTTACGAGCTCGCACGGCCGGCGGATCAGATTACGTTTCTTGATGTGATTCAAGTGATTGAAGGAAGACAGAAGTTATTCGTATGTTCCAATTCGAGTTCGCGGCAGCATCGGTTGTTAGCGGAAGAGGGGGCTGCACAGCGGGAACTGAAACATCCGGAAAAACAGGAATGCTTGGTTGAGAAAGTTATGTACGGCGCGGAACAGCATCTGTACCAATATTTGCGGGAACACACGATCCAGTCGGTACTGGATGAAGCTTTCAAGCGTTGTACCCATAAGGAAAACAAGAAGTGA
- a CDS encoding FAD-dependent oxidoreductase, protein MHKFSVAIIGGGLGGLALAQSLKKNNIDFHVYEREQSSSFRQTGYRIKLNPEGTTALRNCLPSHLYELHLATAVYTTSHPVFLDAFSLKPDGPFGPEGPGPEGANIQSNEVQPAVNRFTLREVLLGELDENIHFGYRFTHYKKLDNGQIRAWFDNGEHVDADVLVGADGGASKVRNQYKPRVEIFDTGGRVLYTKVFLDEHRREELNLLTGKEMRGIGCPDGEAPGMLLLDDMAFKQPLEKISETLAPRVKITPQQDYLYAVFAGSPEWFHIPDEQLFKLSGLELLQLAQERTREWHPQVKRMLELAEPELTAVYHLRNVMPFKPWKETTQVVLLGDALHPMTPAGTGANAALFDASELSKELVQVKNGNKQLLDALRDYELPAIQRGMRSVRLSSQAGADMFNQKPLPDEDMVIED, encoded by the coding sequence ATGCATAAATTTTCTGTAGCTATTATAGGAGGCGGGCTTGGCGGGCTTGCTCTGGCCCAAAGTCTAAAGAAAAACAATATCGACTTTCATGTCTATGAAAGAGAACAGTCGTCTTCATTTCGCCAAACAGGATATCGTATTAAATTGAATCCAGAAGGTACGACCGCGCTTCGAAATTGCTTGCCGAGTCATCTATACGAACTCCATCTTGCGACAGCAGTTTACACCACGAGCCATCCTGTATTCCTCGACGCATTCTCCTTAAAACCGGACGGACCCTTTGGGCCTGAAGGACCGGGTCCAGAAGGAGCGAACATACAATCTAATGAAGTCCAGCCTGCCGTGAATCGGTTTACCCTTAGAGAAGTACTGCTTGGAGAATTGGATGAAAACATTCATTTTGGCTACCGATTCACGCACTACAAGAAGTTGGACAACGGGCAAATTAGAGCATGGTTTGATAATGGGGAGCATGTTGACGCAGATGTACTCGTAGGAGCTGACGGCGGTGCGTCCAAGGTTCGGAATCAGTATAAGCCTAGGGTTGAAATTTTCGATACAGGAGGAAGGGTTTTATATACCAAGGTATTTCTGGACGAACATCGTAGAGAGGAATTGAATTTACTCACCGGCAAAGAAATGCGAGGTATCGGGTGTCCGGATGGAGAAGCTCCGGGCATGTTGCTCCTAGATGATATGGCCTTCAAACAGCCTTTGGAGAAGATTTCGGAAACGTTGGCGCCTCGTGTGAAAATCACTCCGCAGCAAGACTATCTTTATGCCGTTTTTGCCGGATCGCCGGAATGGTTCCATATTCCCGATGAACAACTTTTCAAATTGAGCGGTTTGGAATTGTTGCAACTCGCGCAAGAAAGAACCCGGGAATGGCATCCGCAAGTCAAACGCATGCTTGAGTTGGCCGAACCCGAATTAACGGCAGTTTATCATCTTCGTAATGTGATGCCATTCAAGCCGTGGAAGGAAACGACGCAAGTCGTATTGCTGGGCGACGCTCTTCATCCGATGACTCCTGCCGGTACCGGGGCAAATGCGGCATTGTTTGACGCAAGCGAGCTATCCAAAGAATTGGTTCAAGTGAAAAACGGAAATAAGCAATTGCTGGACGCACTTCGGGATTATGAATTACCCGCCATTCAGCGCGGCATGAGGAGTGTTCGTCTATCTTCGCAAGCTGGTGCCGATATGTTTAATCAAAAGCCGTTGCCGGATGAAGATATGGTTATCGAAGATTAG
- a CDS encoding TetR/AcrR family transcriptional regulator, with amino-acid sequence MKQKRRPHISEEKIMEASWKLLSSQGIEQFTMRSLATELHIQAPTIYWYFKNKQILFQALANEVAREIIRDLPETGVWRERLLLSAQVIRQKLKKFPCSAQILIKSRPESDYLQLFDCLLQMIEPTQLSDKQKFSYVSHAFNFVIHYAIDEYEQRMLYLTLEDEGEGSSEINLSQFSLIERMHDAGLFNLIGSDEMFESGIALLLDGIEQRVIESSRGTT; translated from the coding sequence ATGAAGCAAAAGCGCAGGCCCCATATATCTGAAGAGAAGATCATGGAAGCTTCGTGGAAGCTGCTTAGTTCTCAAGGCATCGAGCAATTTACGATGAGAAGTCTCGCCACAGAACTTCATATTCAAGCGCCAACGATTTATTGGTACTTCAAGAACAAGCAAATTTTGTTCCAGGCACTTGCGAACGAAGTTGCACGAGAGATCATCCGCGATCTTCCTGAAACCGGAGTATGGAGGGAACGGCTGTTATTAAGCGCACAAGTCATCCGTCAGAAGCTGAAAAAGTTTCCATGCTCTGCCCAAATTCTCATAAAGTCGCGTCCCGAGTCCGATTATTTGCAGTTGTTCGACTGCCTGCTGCAAATGATCGAGCCGACGCAGTTATCGGATAAGCAGAAGTTTTCGTACGTGTCCCATGCGTTCAATTTCGTGATCCATTATGCCATAGACGAGTACGAACAACGTATGTTGTATTTGACGCTTGAAGACGAGGGCGAGGGCAGTTCCGAAATCAATCTCTCCCAATTCAGTCTGATCGAGCGAATGCATGATGCAGGGCTATTCAATTTAATCGGATCTGACGAGATGTTCGAATCAGGAATCGCTTTGTTGTTGGACGGGATAGAGCAAAGAGTGATCGAATCCTCGCGAGGGACCACATAG
- a CDS encoding SDR family oxidoreductase yields the protein MIAIIGATGTIGNALVERLIKLDVPARALSRKPEKLEAKIKELGGSKVEAVMADASDPSSLYGAFNGADQLFLAMGNSPNQVEIETSIIHTAAQAGIKHIVKISSPAFEERSPVAVAGWHWKIEQVLAESGLTYTVLRPYAFMQNLLRLIPTVTAQSMFFGSMGSSPCNFIDCRDIADVAAEVLTDREKAGQIYTLTGSETFSYPQIADKLSMLLDRNIQYINLEPEVQRSNLIEHAQMPPWLADHVVEIQTMATVVPERPTDTVKRLLGRDPRTLDAFLQEHIELFR from the coding sequence ATGATAGCAATAATCGGAGCAACAGGAACGATTGGAAATGCGCTTGTGGAACGTTTGATCAAGCTGGATGTGCCCGCGCGGGCGCTGAGCAGAAAACCTGAGAAACTGGAAGCCAAGATCAAGGAACTGGGCGGCTCCAAAGTGGAGGCCGTTATGGCCGATGCATCCGACCCTTCGTCGCTATATGGCGCTTTTAATGGAGCAGATCAGCTTTTTCTTGCCATGGGCAATAGTCCTAACCAAGTTGAAATAGAGACATCGATTATTCATACAGCTGCCCAAGCCGGTATTAAGCATATCGTCAAAATTTCAAGTCCTGCTTTTGAAGAGCGATCTCCTGTAGCCGTAGCCGGTTGGCACTGGAAAATTGAACAGGTATTGGCCGAATCAGGTTTGACTTATACCGTATTGCGCCCTTATGCTTTTATGCAAAATCTGCTGCGTCTTATACCTACAGTTACGGCACAAAGTATGTTTTTCGGATCGATGGGCAGTTCCCCATGTAATTTTATTGATTGCCGGGATATCGCGGATGTTGCCGCCGAAGTGTTGACTGACCGCGAGAAAGCCGGACAGATTTACACTTTGACGGGCTCCGAAACATTCAGTTATCCGCAGATCGCGGATAAATTATCTATGTTGCTGGACAGAAACATTCAATATATCAATTTGGAACCCGAAGTTCAACGCAGCAACTTGATCGAGCATGCACAGATGCCGCCTTGGCTGGCAGATCACGTTGTAGAAATCCAGACGATGGCCACGGTGGTGCCGGAGAGACCTACGGATACGGTCAAACGATTGCTCGGCAGAGATCCGCGAACGCTAGATGCATTTCTGCAGGAGCATATTGAACTTTTTAGGTAA
- a CDS encoding D-alanyl-D-alanine carboxypeptidase family protein, which translates to MKKYNHRFKYLANSGKSKFKERIAAIIVTSILCSSVMPVSALAADAPIRTAAAAGTSDTAATTKTAKVPSADSIHLNVKSAVLIEPTTGEILLSINADEAFAPASMTKMMTEYIVADKVKKGKISWNDVVTVSENASKSIGSRIFLAEGDTHTVKELYTAMAVGSANDATVALAEYVAGSELNFVKLMNEEAKRMGMTKTHFINSTGLNRADMPEGFRPEGEGETLMSAKDVATLAKYIINDDPNFADFSSIQFYKFRKTDKDAIVNSDWMLEANKKIPNLKQYAYEGLDGLKTGYTQDAGYCFAGTAERNGMRLISVVMGTKSMGGRFKETKKVLDYGFDNFKVKQMVAAGSKVTGAETSPVIDGKETEVPLVTESAVNFVVPKAGGLLKPTVSVNLNRDGLTAPVEPGAKAGTATFTYHVEGMSSVQKQTVNLISEQKVEKAGWFILLLRSIGHFFGNLFDGIKHLF; encoded by the coding sequence ATGAAAAAATATAATCATCGATTTAAATACCTTGCCAACAGCGGGAAATCCAAGTTTAAGGAACGTATAGCGGCCATAATCGTTACAAGTATTCTCTGTTCGTCCGTGATGCCGGTATCCGCTTTGGCGGCCGACGCGCCAATCCGGACGGCTGCAGCTGCAGGAACTTCAGATACGGCGGCGACAACAAAAACAGCCAAAGTGCCTTCTGCTGATTCAATCCATCTTAACGTTAAATCGGCCGTGCTGATTGAGCCGACAACAGGAGAGATCCTCTTGTCCATTAACGCCGACGAGGCTTTCGCTCCAGCGAGCATGACCAAGATGATGACGGAGTACATTGTCGCGGATAAAGTCAAAAAAGGAAAGATATCCTGGAATGACGTCGTTACCGTCAGTGAAAATGCCTCCAAAAGCATTGGTTCCCGTATATTTCTGGCAGAAGGAGATACGCACACTGTCAAAGAGTTGTATACCGCGATGGCGGTGGGTTCCGCCAATGACGCTACGGTCGCGCTTGCGGAATACGTGGCCGGTTCCGAACTGAACTTCGTAAAGTTGATGAACGAGGAAGCCAAGCGTATGGGAATGACAAAGACCCATTTTATTAACTCCACAGGTCTTAACAGGGCAGACATGCCGGAGGGTTTTCGTCCTGAAGGAGAAGGTGAAACACTGATGTCCGCCAAGGACGTAGCGACGCTGGCTAAATATATTATCAATGATGATCCTAATTTCGCTGATTTTTCATCCATTCAGTTCTACAAGTTCCGTAAGACAGATAAAGATGCTATCGTTAACTCGGACTGGATGCTGGAAGCCAATAAAAAGATTCCGAACTTAAAGCAATACGCTTATGAAGGACTTGACGGCTTAAAGACAGGATATACCCAGGATGCAGGTTACTGCTTTGCCGGTACCGCAGAGCGCAACGGAATGCGCCTGATCAGCGTCGTCATGGGCACCAAATCGATGGGCGGCCGCTTTAAAGAAACGAAGAAGGTGCTCGATTACGGATTCGATAACTTTAAAGTGAAGCAGATGGTCGCCGCTGGCAGCAAAGTGACCGGTGCGGAAACATCTCCCGTCATTGATGGGAAAGAAACGGAAGTCCCGCTGGTGACTGAAAGCGCGGTTAACTTTGTTGTTCCAAAAGCAGGCGGATTATTAAAGCCTACTGTCTCGGTCAATCTTAACCGCGATGGCCTCACCGCTCCAGTCGAACCAGGCGCAAAAGCCGGAACCGCAACGTTCACTTACCATGTCGAGGGTATGAGTTCGGTCCAAAAGCAAACCGTGAACCTGATCTCCGAACAAAAAGTCGAGAAAGCGGGTTGGTTCATTTTGCTGCTTCGTTCTATCGGCCATTTTTTCGGTAATTTATTCGACGGCATCAAGCATTTGTTCTAA
- a CDS encoding adenosylcobalamin-dependent ribonucleoside-diphosphate reductase yields the protein MNERKQKLEGLSEKIFLDRYAWKDADSSHAKVGDVVLVLTKDDPKFPTKEVGEIVNRDGNKVTVKTRRGELVESDVERLTLNIEKTPEEMWDRLAGAMASVEETPELQEEWREKFRSVLDDWKLVPGGRIAAGAGASDELTLFNCYVIPSPKDSRGGIMATLSEMTEIMARGGGVGINLSSLRPRRAIVKGVNGSSSGAVSWGGLFSYTTGLIEQGGSRRGALMLMINDWHPDVLDFITVKQTMGQVTNANLSVCVSNDFMKAVKEDLDWELVFPDTNEPNYDEIWDGDLDKWKKEGRAVIHYRTVKAREIWHTIIESAWKSAEPGVVFMEYYNQMSNSWYFNPIICTNPCGEQGLPAWGVCNLSAINLSKFYDEDKQDVAWDDLALTTHYSVRFLDNVIAKTPYHFEENEKNQKNERRVGLGTMGLAELMIKLKVRYGSPESLEFLDKLYGFIAREAYLASTEIAKEKGSFQALDAELYLQSGFMKNMTEVYPEVGAAIRENGIRNVTIITQAPTGSTGTMVGTSTGIEPYFAFKYFRQSRLGFDEQFVPIAQNWLDAHPGEQLPDYFVTAMDLSAEDHIRAQAAIQRWVDSSISKTANCPSDFTVEDTKRLYELAFDLGCKGVTIYRDGSRDVQVLQTENKEDKKQDEKQTAAADEAASTGETSVATQSIAPAGVSGGKVVDNQYKRRPQVLRGATYKINTPFGMAYITINDLNGIPSEIFLNVGKAGSDVFAMAEALGRVCSLFLRYGDHGQKAELLIKHLKGIGGSGAIGFGPNRVESIADAVAKALEIHLQSDFGDDHDPAPVAATLAQETADHDIAADNRYRDPEASRDLCPSCGSATLINIEGCKTCGNCGYSKCS from the coding sequence ATGAACGAACGAAAGCAGAAACTTGAGGGATTAAGCGAAAAAATCTTTTTGGACCGGTATGCGTGGAAAGATGCGGATTCCAGTCATGCCAAGGTTGGGGATGTCGTATTGGTGCTGACCAAAGACGATCCGAAATTTCCGACCAAAGAAGTTGGCGAGATCGTAAACCGGGACGGCAATAAAGTGACGGTTAAAACCCGCCGCGGCGAACTTGTGGAATCGGATGTGGAACGGTTAACGCTGAACATTGAAAAAACACCGGAGGAGATGTGGGACCGCCTGGCCGGAGCGATGGCCTCCGTAGAAGAAACGCCGGAGCTGCAGGAGGAATGGCGGGAGAAATTCCGCTCGGTACTGGATGATTGGAAGCTGGTTCCGGGCGGCCGGATTGCGGCGGGGGCAGGCGCCAGCGATGAGCTGACGCTGTTTAACTGCTATGTCATTCCATCGCCGAAAGACAGCCGTGGAGGCATCATGGCTACCCTGTCCGAAATGACGGAAATTATGGCTCGCGGCGGCGGTGTCGGGATCAATCTGTCTTCTTTGCGTCCGCGCAGAGCGATCGTCAAGGGAGTTAACGGTTCTTCCAGCGGAGCCGTTTCCTGGGGAGGATTGTTCAGCTATACGACCGGCCTGATTGAGCAGGGCGGAAGCCGCCGGGGCGCGCTTATGCTGATGATTAATGACTGGCACCCGGATGTGCTGGATTTCATCACCGTCAAGCAAACGATGGGACAAGTTACGAACGCGAACCTTTCCGTTTGCGTAAGCAATGATTTTATGAAGGCGGTCAAGGAGGATCTGGATTGGGAGCTTGTTTTCCCGGACACGAACGAGCCGAATTACGATGAAATCTGGGACGGCGATCTCGATAAATGGAAAAAGGAAGGCCGCGCCGTAATCCACTACCGCACGGTCAAAGCGCGTGAAATCTGGCATACCATTATCGAATCGGCATGGAAATCCGCAGAACCAGGCGTTGTATTTATGGAATATTACAACCAAATGTCCAACAGCTGGTATTTCAACCCGATCATCTGCACCAATCCGTGCGGCGAGCAGGGGCTGCCTGCATGGGGCGTGTGCAATCTGTCGGCGATCAACCTTTCGAAGTTTTATGACGAAGACAAGCAGGACGTAGCATGGGACGATTTGGCGTTGACTACGCATTATTCTGTACGATTCCTGGATAATGTCATTGCCAAGACGCCGTATCATTTTGAAGAAAACGAAAAAAACCAGAAGAACGAACGCCGCGTCGGTCTCGGCACGATGGGGCTTGCAGAGCTGATGATCAAACTGAAAGTCCGCTACGGCAGCCCGGAATCACTGGAATTCCTGGACAAACTGTACGGATTTATCGCCCGCGAAGCTTATTTGGCATCCACTGAAATCGCCAAGGAAAAAGGTTCCTTCCAGGCCCTTGACGCCGAGCTTTATTTGCAAAGCGGCTTTATGAAAAATATGACCGAGGTATATCCGGAGGTAGGAGCGGCGATCCGGGAAAACGGCATCCGCAACGTAACCATCATTACGCAAGCTCCGACCGGAAGCACAGGGACCATGGTCGGGACATCGACAGGCATCGAACCGTATTTCGCGTTCAAATATTTCCGCCAAAGCCGTCTCGGCTTTGACGAACAATTTGTACCGATCGCCCAAAATTGGCTGGATGCGCATCCGGGCGAGCAGCTTCCGGATTATTTCGTAACGGCGATGGATTTGTCCGCAGAGGATCATATCCGGGCGCAGGCGGCGATCCAGCGCTGGGTGGACAGCTCCATCTCGAAAACGGCGAATTGCCCTTCGGACTTCACGGTGGAAGATACGAAACGTTTGTATGAGCTGGCCTTCGATCTGGGCTGCAAAGGCGTGACGATCTACCGTGACGGCAGCCGCGACGTACAGGTATTGCAAACGGAGAATAAAGAAGATAAGAAGCAGGACGAAAAACAAACCGCGGCTGCGGATGAAGCGGCCAGCACGGGAGAAACCAGCGTTGCGACGCAGTCTATCGCCCCTGCAGGCGTATCCGGCGGCAAGGTTGTCGATAATCAGTACAAACGCCGCCCGCAGGTGCTGCGCGGGGCAACGTACAAGATCAACACGCCGTTTGGCATGGCTTATATCACGATTAACGATCTCAACGGCATTCCAAGTGAGATTTTCCTGAACGTGGGCAAAGCCGGCTCCGACGTATTTGCGATGGCGGAAGCGCTTGGGCGCGTCTGCTCACTGTTCCTTCGTTACGGGGATCATGGCCAAAAAGCCGAATTGTTGATCAAGCATTTGAAGGGTATCGGCGGTTCCGGAGCCATCGGCTTTGGTCCTAACCGCGTCGAGTCCATCGCCGACGCCGTTGCCAAAGCGCTTGAAATTCATCTGCAATCCGACTTCGGGGATGACCATGATCCGGCTCCGGTAGCCGCTACGCTGGCTCAGGAGACGGCAGATCATGACATCGCTGCGGATAACCGCTACCGTGATCCGGAAGCTTCCCGCGATCTGTGCCCATCCTGCGGATCGGCGACGCTGATCAATATCGAAGGCTGCAAAACCTGCGGGAATTGCGGGTACAGCAAGTGTTCGTAA